A window from Vibrio cortegadensis encodes these proteins:
- the wecB gene encoding non-hydrolyzing UDP-N-acetylglucosamine 2-epimerase: MTKKKILTVFGTRPEAIKMAPLVHALAVDDRFEAKCCVTAQHREMLDQVLELFEITPDYDLNLMKAGQTLNEVTARILSDLKPVLQEFKPDVVLVHGDTATTFAASLAAYYEQITVGHVEAGLRTGNIYSPWPEEGNRRLTGALTKYHFAPTQTSKENLFKENFNPEDISVTGNTVIDALLMVKDKIDSDKDLNATLAAQFPFLDETKKLILVTGHRRESFGGGFERICESLAITAKTHPDAQILYPMHLNPNVREPVNRILADIGNIHLIEPQQYLPFIYLMSRAHIILTDSGGVQEEAPSLGKPVLVMRDTTERPEAVEAGTVKLVGTDVGMIVENLNQLLTDESAYQAMSFAHNPYGDGQACKRILNKLAK, translated from the coding sequence ATGACTAAGAAAAAAATTCTTACGGTTTTTGGCACGCGTCCAGAAGCCATCAAAATGGCACCTCTTGTTCATGCTCTAGCGGTCGATGATCGCTTTGAAGCTAAGTGCTGCGTTACCGCTCAACACCGTGAAATGCTTGATCAAGTATTAGAGTTGTTTGAAATTACACCTGATTATGATTTGAATTTAATGAAAGCAGGGCAAACACTCAACGAAGTCACTGCTCGTATTTTGTCAGATCTTAAACCTGTACTGCAAGAATTTAAACCAGATGTGGTCTTAGTTCATGGTGATACGGCGACGACATTTGCTGCTAGCTTAGCTGCTTACTATGAGCAAATCACTGTTGGTCATGTAGAAGCGGGTCTTCGCACCGGGAATATTTACTCGCCGTGGCCAGAAGAAGGCAATCGCCGATTAACGGGTGCGTTAACCAAGTACCACTTCGCGCCAACGCAAACGTCAAAAGAAAATCTTTTTAAAGAAAACTTTAATCCAGAAGATATTAGCGTTACCGGTAATACCGTAATTGATGCATTGCTGATGGTAAAAGATAAAATTGATTCTGATAAAGATTTGAACGCAACACTTGCTGCTCAGTTCCCATTTTTAGATGAAACTAAAAAGCTTATTTTGGTTACTGGGCATCGCCGCGAAAGCTTTGGTGGTGGTTTTGAGCGTATTTGTGAATCGCTTGCTATCACTGCTAAAACGCATCCAGATGCTCAAATTTTATATCCGATGCATCTCAATCCAAATGTGCGTGAACCAGTCAATCGAATTCTTGCTGACATTGGTAACATTCATCTTATTGAGCCTCAGCAATACTTACCCTTTATCTACTTAATGAGCCGTGCGCACATCATTTTGACTGATTCGGGTGGTGTTCAAGAAGAAGCCCCGTCATTAGGTAAACCAGTACTGGTGATGCGAGATACAACCGAGCGACCAGAAGCCGTTGAAGCGGGCACGGTTAAGTTAGTTGGTACCGATGTTGGCATGATTGTTGAGAATTTAAATCAGCTACTAACGGATGAAAGCGCTTATCAAGCCATGAGCTTTGCACATAACCCTTATGGTGATGGTCAAGCTTGCAAACGAATCTTGAACAAATTAGCAAAATAA
- a CDS encoding oligosaccharide flippase family protein: MNHFKRFFLYGVGTLGARLINFIIFPLFTFYLTPEELGAYDLTLTLSFVFVSIVSLQVGDAAYRFILKKENYDPIIIISNVYAFLMISAFICSVLVVLILFLIEMNNIFLIVLVLLTCLMLNVLRQIIRGLGDVKLFAISGIVYSFSFLAFNFIFLYCSNLKLEGVLLSFTLANVSSILIILLGNRRTTTIELKGIDIKVIKKLISFSLPLVPNHISWWLINAANRFVLLFYVGVEMVGLYAVAAKFAAVMLVFNGLFALVWQDKVLIDDYESKSEYSSNLRNYVYFQLGIVCVFLFCSQFVYAYFIGEQFSLSQKYIPFLLIAAFFSSLSSFYGAILLKLEDTKAIFKSSLFAGGGSIVAVIILVQNLGVLGAAIAEVLGFFIMALLRHWRLRHEIDISLFQLGLVISSILLMFFFI, from the coding sequence ATGAATCATTTTAAACGTTTTTTTCTCTATGGTGTAGGTACATTAGGGGCGCGATTAATCAATTTTATAATTTTCCCGTTATTTACTTTTTATTTAACGCCTGAAGAATTAGGGGCGTATGATTTAACTCTTACTTTATCATTTGTGTTTGTTTCAATCGTATCGCTACAAGTAGGTGATGCTGCATATCGCTTTATTCTTAAAAAAGAAAATTATGATCCTATAATAATTATCAGTAATGTTTATGCATTCCTGATGATTTCTGCTTTTATTTGTAGTGTATTGGTCGTTTTGATTTTATTTTTAATAGAAATGAATAATATATTCCTGATTGTATTGGTTTTACTCACATGTCTAATGCTAAATGTACTTCGGCAAATTATACGTGGGCTAGGGGATGTTAAACTTTTTGCTATATCAGGAATTGTATATTCATTTTCATTTCTAGCGTTCAACTTTATTTTTCTTTATTGTTCTAATTTAAAACTAGAGGGAGTGTTATTGTCCTTTACTCTAGCGAATGTTTCGTCAATATTAATTATACTTTTGGGGAATCGTAGAACAACAACGATTGAACTAAAGGGGATTGATATTAAAGTTATAAAGAAACTCATAAGTTTTTCATTGCCTCTAGTACCAAACCATATTAGTTGGTGGCTAATTAATGCAGCTAATCGGTTTGTATTGCTTTTTTATGTGGGTGTTGAAATGGTTGGTTTATATGCAGTGGCAGCAAAGTTTGCAGCTGTAATGCTTGTATTTAATGGGCTTTTTGCTTTGGTATGGCAAGATAAGGTGCTTATAGATGATTATGAGAGTAAGAGTGAATATAGTAGTAATTTACGTAACTATGTATATTTTCAATTAGGTATCGTTTGTGTTTTTTTATTTTGCTCTCAATTTGTTTATGCTTATTTTATAGGTGAGCAATTTTCTTTGTCTCAGAAATATATTCCTTTTTTACTTATAGCTGCTTTTTTTTCATCTTTATCCTCATTTTATGGTGCGATACTGTTAAAGTTAGAGGACACAAAGGCTATTTTTAAAAGCTCTCTTTTTGCAGGCGGGGGGAGTATTGTAGCTGTGATTATATTGGTTCAGAATCTTGGCGTGCTTGGTGCCGCAATCGCAGAAGTTTTGGGGTTCTTTATAATGGCGTTGTTAAGGCATTGGCGATTACGACATGAGATTGATATATCATTATTTCAACTTGGCCTGGTGATCAGCTCTATCTTGTTAATGTTTTTTTTTATTTAA
- the wecC gene encoding UDP-N-acetyl-D-mannosamine dehydrogenase, whose amino-acid sequence MSFETISVVGLGYIGLPTAAMFASRKKKVIGVDVNQNAVDTINRGEIHIVEPDLDMIVHTAVTEGYLKAVTTPEPADAFLIAVPTPFKECDEGEIPEPDLGFIEAASKAIAPVLKKGDLVILESTSPVGATEQMAGWLAEARNDLTFPQNSGEGADVNIAHCPERVLPGHVVRELVENDRVIGGLTKKCSERSVELYKTFVKGDCVITNARTAEMAKLTENSCRDVQIAFANELSVICDKLDINVWELISLANRHPRINILQPGPGVGGHCIAVDPWFIVSKTPEEAALIHTARKVNDAKPDWVVNKVKIAISDFLQANPNKTIKDVSIACYGLAFKPDIDDLRESPAVNVTKRLADLHFGSILAVEPNIRELPFVRSNVELVEMGYASENSDISVLLVKHKEFESILNVTVRAT is encoded by the coding sequence ATGTCTTTTGAAACAATTTCAGTTGTAGGCTTAGGTTACATCGGGTTACCGACAGCTGCGATGTTTGCATCACGCAAGAAAAAAGTAATTGGTGTAGATGTTAACCAAAATGCAGTAGATACAATTAATCGTGGTGAAATTCATATCGTAGAACCGGATCTGGACATGATTGTGCATACAGCTGTAACTGAAGGTTACCTAAAAGCTGTAACTACTCCAGAGCCCGCTGATGCTTTCTTGATTGCAGTACCTACGCCGTTCAAAGAGTGTGATGAAGGTGAAATTCCAGAACCTGACTTGGGGTTTATAGAGGCTGCAAGTAAAGCGATAGCTCCTGTACTTAAAAAGGGTGATTTAGTTATCCTTGAATCGACTTCGCCGGTTGGTGCAACGGAACAAATGGCTGGTTGGCTTGCGGAGGCTCGTAATGATTTAACTTTCCCTCAAAATTCAGGTGAAGGTGCAGATGTCAATATTGCACATTGTCCCGAACGTGTATTACCTGGTCATGTAGTTCGTGAACTAGTTGAAAATGACCGAGTTATTGGCGGATTAACAAAGAAATGCTCTGAACGTAGCGTTGAACTTTATAAAACGTTTGTTAAAGGTGATTGCGTAATAACAAATGCCCGTACAGCTGAAATGGCTAAGTTAACAGAGAATTCATGTCGTGATGTGCAAATCGCCTTTGCAAATGAGCTTTCTGTTATTTGTGACAAACTGGATATTAATGTTTGGGAGCTTATCTCTTTAGCGAACCGTCACCCACGTATTAATATTTTACAACCAGGCCCTGGAGTTGGCGGTCACTGTATTGCTGTTGATCCATGGTTTATTGTTTCTAAGACGCCTGAAGAGGCCGCATTAATTCATACTGCACGGAAAGTAAATGATGCTAAACCTGACTGGGTAGTAAATAAGGTGAAAATAGCCATTTCAGATTTTTTGCAAGCAAACCCTAACAAGACCATCAAAGATGTTAGCATTGCTTGTTATGGCTTGGCTTTTAAACCAGATATAGATGATTTACGTGAAAGCCCAGCAGTAAATGTCACCAAAAGGTTGGCTGATTTACATTTTGGTAGTATTTTGGCTGTTGAACCAAATATTCGAGAGTTACCTTTTGTTAGATCAAATGTTGAATTGGTAGAGATGGGGTATGCATCAGAAAATTCTGATATATCAGTACTGTTAGTCAAGCATAAAGAATTTGAGTCAATCTTAAATGTAACTGTTCGTGCTACTTAG
- a CDS encoding acyltransferase family protein has translation MKRIDLLDYLRFFAILIVVLYHYSFNGVVNGKVTSVIINPSLTAYTQYGYLGVELFFLISGFVIFYSVKNKTADNFIVSRVLRIYPSYWCAIIFTSLITLIAGAEGGVTFTQFLLNFTMTQTLWGYSHVDGVYWTLLVEMKFYFFIFCFLFFGLKKYLINFTLLWPLLMGGLVLIKIESVPMMSSYYSFFSAGMLFSLLKERKTLPVLFSLVIAYVLCLYTSIGDSEYLTISKGYYHSKYIIGGVVSLFFVIFIFLITNKAEKIKLPLSAILGSLTYPIYLIHAHFGYTMINVFGNQENIFSLCLLVFCLVCFISYIIHNICDVKCFLFFKRLFTITLGRAVNTLQKIMVQ, from the coding sequence ATGAAAAGAATTGATTTGTTAGACTATTTAAGGTTTTTTGCTATTTTGATTGTTGTTTTATATCACTATAGTTTTAATGGTGTCGTTAATGGAAAAGTAACATCTGTAATTATTAATCCGTCTTTAACTGCATATACTCAGTATGGGTATTTGGGCGTGGAGTTGTTTTTTTTGATTAGTGGCTTTGTTATTTTTTATTCTGTAAAAAATAAAACTGCCGATAATTTTATTGTTTCGAGAGTTTTAAGAATATATCCTTCTTATTGGTGCGCTATTATTTTTACTTCATTGATTACTCTCATTGCCGGGGCCGAGGGGGGGGTGACTTTTACTCAGTTTCTATTAAATTTCACTATGACTCAGACCCTTTGGGGTTATTCTCATGTTGATGGCGTTTATTGGACTCTCCTAGTTGAAATGAAATTCTATTTTTTTATATTTTGTTTTTTATTTTTTGGATTAAAGAAGTATTTGATAAATTTTACTCTATTATGGCCTTTATTGATGGGGGGGCTTGTTTTAATCAAAATTGAAAGTGTTCCAATGATGAGTTCATACTACAGTTTTTTTTCTGCAGGTATGTTATTTTCTTTGTTAAAAGAAAGAAAAACTCTTCCAGTACTTTTCTCATTAGTAATAGCATATGTACTGTGTCTTTATACCTCTATCGGTGATTCTGAATACCTGACAATTTCAAAAGGTTATTATCACTCAAAATATATTATCGGAGGTGTGGTTTCACTTTTTTTTGTTATTTTTATCTTTTTGATTACAAATAAAGCGGAAAAAATAAAGCTTCCCTTATCGGCGATTTTAGGGTCTCTTACTTATCCTATTTACTTAATTCATGCTCACTTTGGATATACGATGATAAATGTTTTTGGAAACCAAGAAAATATATTTTCATTGTGTCTTTTAGTGTTTTGTCTTGTTTGTTTTATATCTTATATCATTCATAATATTTGTGATGTTAAATGTTTTCTATTTTTTAAGAGATTGTTTACTATTACTTTAGGGAGAGCTGTAAATACCTTGCAAAAAATTATGGTTCAATAA
- a CDS encoding Wzz/FepE/Etk N-terminal domain-containing protein, with protein MNKPTLQESNQPYPYSAQYPIQDSSDEIDLRELFVALWRGKWLIIATTFVFAVGGVLYALSQPNTYKAEVVLASSSDGGKGGMAAMAAQFGGLASLAGINLGGGSTDNKGMSLAVLNSRQFLNTFITKHNLLVPLMAATEWNEADNSLVIDPELYDVKTEQWVREVKSGKPQAPSDWVAYKAFKQVLSTSEAKDTGLVTLSITYFSPVIAQQWAELLVQDLNAWMKEKSLNETKRNIGYLEQQLEKTNVSDMRTVFFQLIEEQTKNLMLAEVETEFVFKTIDPAVIPGDKAGPKRALICVLATLLGSILGVTGVLVRFAFRKEDELEVIS; from the coding sequence ATGAATAAGCCTACGTTACAAGAATCAAATCAACCTTACCCATATTCAGCGCAATACCCTATCCAAGATAGCAGTGATGAGATTGATCTACGTGAACTGTTTGTCGCGCTTTGGCGTGGTAAGTGGCTCATTATCGCGACAACGTTTGTTTTTGCGGTAGGCGGCGTTCTATATGCGCTTTCTCAACCAAACACCTACAAAGCAGAAGTGGTACTAGCTTCTTCAAGTGATGGAGGCAAGGGCGGAATGGCAGCAATGGCCGCTCAATTTGGTGGCTTAGCCTCTCTGGCTGGCATCAATTTAGGCGGAGGCAGCACCGACAATAAAGGCATGTCTCTTGCGGTGCTGAATTCCCGCCAATTTTTAAATACCTTCATTACCAAGCATAACTTACTTGTGCCACTAATGGCTGCGACAGAGTGGAACGAAGCTGACAATTCGTTAGTGATTGATCCTGAACTATATGATGTAAAAACAGAGCAATGGGTACGAGAAGTAAAGTCTGGAAAACCTCAAGCCCCAAGCGATTGGGTCGCATATAAAGCATTTAAACAAGTATTAAGCACTTCAGAAGCAAAAGATACCGGTTTAGTCACTCTATCTATAACTTATTTTTCCCCTGTAATTGCTCAGCAGTGGGCTGAACTGTTAGTGCAAGATTTAAATGCATGGATGAAAGAGAAGTCACTTAATGAAACCAAGCGTAATATCGGTTACTTAGAGCAGCAGTTAGAAAAAACCAATGTATCCGATATGCGAACGGTATTTTTTCAGCTTATAGAAGAGCAGACTAAAAACCTCATGTTGGCAGAAGTCGAAACCGAATTTGTATTTAAAACCATAGATCCCGCGGTGATTCCTGGAGACAAAGCGGGGCCAAAGCGTGCATTAATTTGTGTGTTAGCGACACTGTTAGGTAGCATTTTAGGTGTTACAGGTGTGCTGGTTAGGTTTGCTTTTAGAAAAGAAGATGAACTGGAAGTTATAAGTTAA
- a CDS encoding polysaccharide pyruvyl transferase family protein, with the protein MNTFNDCRLLLTGRPRIKNNRVNVYYWSPKWFKENIGDYLNVLISNELLRKRGISPNKPIKETKMLYGIGSILHTVDNNSTVWGSGVNGMCDTESIRDKTLDIRLVRGKLTRNYLLERGHVCPENFGDPGLLVSQLFPEFSTVTKKHDAVVIPNLFDYDLLKSDCNLPIVLPTVYRWKKFFEELNQAKFVIASSLHGIIMAESYGIPAVYLKLNKSEEIDFKFRDYYSGTGREKMRVAHNIEEALDMGGSEIPEIPSGIESSFPYELWR; encoded by the coding sequence ATGAATACATTTAATGATTGTCGGTTACTATTGACAGGAAGACCTCGAATTAAAAATAATAGGGTTAATGTTTATTATTGGTCACCAAAGTGGTTTAAAGAAAATATAGGTGATTACCTTAATGTGTTAATAAGCAATGAATTGTTAAGGAAAAGAGGTATTTCTCCTAATAAACCCATAAAGGAAACAAAGATGCTTTATGGTATAGGTTCTATTTTACATACTGTCGATAATAACTCAACAGTATGGGGGAGTGGAGTGAATGGTATGTGTGATACAGAATCTATTCGAGATAAGACGCTAGATATTAGATTGGTCAGAGGCAAGTTAACAAGAAACTATTTATTAGAACGGGGGCATGTTTGCCCTGAAAATTTTGGGGATCCTGGACTTCTAGTATCACAACTGTTCCCTGAGTTTTCAACTGTAACTAAGAAGCATGATGCTGTAGTTATTCCTAATTTATTTGATTATGATTTGTTGAAAAGTGATTGTAACCTGCCTATTGTTTTGCCCACAGTCTATAGGTGGAAAAAATTTTTCGAAGAACTAAATCAAGCAAAATTTGTGATAGCTAGTTCTCTACACGGTATAATTATGGCTGAGTCATACGGTATTCCTGCAGTTTATCTCAAGCTCAATAAATCTGAAGAAATAGATTTTAAATTCAGAGATTATTATTCAGGGACTGGAAGAGAGAAAATGAGAGTAGCGCATAACATAGAAGAAGCACTTGATATGGGAGGTAGTGAAATACCTGAGATTCCTTCTGGCATTGAGAGTAGTTTTCCTTACGAATTATGGCGCTAG